CGCCTGCTGGCCTGTGCTCAGGTCGGCTGGCTGCGTGGGCCGTTTGCTTGCGGGCCGACCTTGGCGGCCCGCGCGCTCCGAGCCGACTCGGCGCGTGGCTCGCTGTTTCCGTTGCCGGGGCTTGCTTCCCGCGCCAGCCGCTCGGCCTTCAGCCGTTCGCGGTTTGCGTAGAACGCCTTCTGCGCCGCTTCATGCTCGCGCATCGCCTGCTCGGCGTCGGCGCGCCGGGCGGCGTCCCGGGCCTTGCGTTCTTCGGGGGTGAGGACGCGTGGCGGTCGTGCCGAGAAATCTTCTTCCATCATGATCTCAAACGTGCTCGCGAAAATGCGCCCGTGCGCTTGGGGCGCCGGGCCGGAAGGTCGTGTGCCGTACCTGTTCTAACTGATAACCGGGCGATTGGTTCCCGAGGCCGGTTCCCGCCGTGGACGCTGTAACCAGCATGGCGGCCTGAAAAACACGCCCCGCGGCATCAACAGCCAGGACGTGACCTCGGGTTCCCGCCGGGCTGCCCCGGCAAGGCGTTGGCGAGAATAATCGTTCGAGGGGGCGGAACGATTATCGCCGATCCGACTTACGAAGCAGTTGGGCTCCTGGCAGCGGAGCGGGGGAATGAAGATCGATAAAGAGCAATTGCCACCACCGCAGACACAGGACCTGCGCCGGCGTTGTCCGGCCTGCGCGGCTTTTCCCCGTCTTGCTTTATCAATGCTTAATCCCACCAACGGCACGACCATCCGGCTCTACGAGTGCCGTTGCGGCGAGCGCATCTGGGACGAGCGGCTCCCGAAATAATGAGTTAATCCGGCATTGCCGCTTCGCGGCAATCGCTTGGCTTGTCATACTGCCGACGTGGAGGTCGACATCGCTCAAGCCGAAGTGCCGTGGTGGCTGCATGGCTCCTCAGGCGAAAATGGCTTGGCGCGGTTATGCAGATCGGCCGCGATCGTCGCCGGCGCCTGAGCGCGTCTGACGGGGCGGCGTATGGACGCGGCCAACCTCCGGAGGAAACATGAAAAGCCTTTTCGTTGTGGTTCTGTTCGCGGGCATCGTCGCAACCTTCAGCGGCGTCAACGCCGCCGGGAGCTGCGGTCCCGGGTGCCACGTTGCTCAGTATGGCGGGTGCGTCGCGGACGGCTGGGGCACTGCATCCGTCAGAAACGAATGCCCGGCCGGAGCAAGGCCGCATCCGCCGTGCGGTCCGGGCTTTGTCTGGCGTCGTCGAATGGCAACCTGTTTCCCGAACTGACGCTGCCGATCCGGCCCGGGCTGACGCTCAAGCGGTCCGGGCCACGCTTGCAGACCCCGGCGGGCCGGTCGGCGATCGTTCGCAGCGGACGAGCGAAGTCGAGCCGCACCGGCCGAACAACATGTTCGGTTTATGCGATGTCGTTTCTCTCTACGCCTGATGTTCGACATCGCCGACATTGATGTGATCAGCGGACGCGGATTGTGGCCAGTCGATTGCTTGCGTTCGCTGCTGACGAATGATTTTACTCGCCTTGTAGCGATTAACTCTAGTTTGTCTTGCTGACGAACGGGCAGCATTCCGTACAACACCGAATGGCAATGATGCGTTATCGCAAAACGACGTCTGGCATTCGGGGAGCGCGAGATCGCTAATGATCGTGGCTGTTGTTGCCCTGGCCGCGAGCGCGTTGCTCGGGTTCGCGATGGGGTTCGTATTTCGCGCCTGGATCCATCTGATCGTAGCGCCGTTGATCGCGGTCGGCTCGGCTGTCGTTTTCGCGTTCTTCGGCTTCGGCTTCTTCAAGGGCGCCGTCGCCACGTTCGCCTGTCTTTTCGCAAACCAATTGGCCTATTTCATCGCCTTGCTTCTGGTTGCGCCCGAAGTCGTGCGGCGGCGTCTATCGCATGACGTGGTCGACGGCCAGCCAGGCAAGAAGGGAGAGTAGGGCGTCGGCCGCGAGCACGAGGAGAAGCAGCGGCAGCAGCCGCCGTGGCCTCTTTCGCCAGAGACGCGGCGGCGCCAGGCGTCGCATCGCGCCGTGCAGGCGCGTTGCGACCGAGCGCCGCGGCGTGTCTGTTTGGGACATCGCAGTTTGCATTTGGCACAGTTTCCCTGCTGAAGCGCGCATCTAGCGAGCTTTCAGCAATTGCGGTGCCATCCCGGAGGGGGATCGGAGAAATGTCTGCGCGACGCTGACTGGAAGGCATTTCCGCGCCCCAGTATTGGCCGGTCGTTGTCGAGACGCGAGGGAACGACCTCGGTCAGCGGCTTCGCGCCCGCCGGTGGAGGAGCCGGGCGGCCCGCGTCGATGCGTGGCCGGCAACAGGCTCGCATCGCCAAGCGGAAATCCGCGAAGCTTTGAGTCAAATGCAAGCCCTTTACCTTAACTCGCTTTGACCCGGAACACTCGACACCGTTTTGAATTACGAATGACTGCGTTGGGGGACTGTGTTTGGGGGGAGCCAGCACATCATGACGGAACACGCTCGATTTCCGGCTCGGGGAAGGGCCGCTCAATTCGGCCGTCGCAAGATGGTGCCGAGTGTCGCGATCCTCGACGAAAAGAACCATTTGCGGACATTTCTCGCCGACGCGCTCGAGGAGCTTGGATTTCTGGCTTTTCCTTGCCGGGATGGTGCGGAGGTCGAGCTTTGCCTGGACGAACGTCCGGTCGATGTCCTGCTGATCAGCCTTTCCGCAGGTGGCGTCGCCGCAGGCGAAATCATCGAACGACTGGCGGAACGGCACTTCGAGGGCCACGTCCTGCTGCTCGGACCGGCGTCAAGTCTGGCGCTCTCCGCGGTTCGGCAGCTCGCGGAAAAAAAGCGGCTTGCTCTGCTCCCGGCGGTCAGGACTCCCTTCAGCAGCGAAACCTTGCGGGCGAGCCTCGGCAGCCTCGTGCCGGAACAACATCCGCCCAGCACGGCCGTTGACGTCGCCGAAGCGCTGAAATCCGGCTGGCTGGATCTCTGGTATGACAGCAAGATCGACGGACGGACGCTGTTGCCTGCAGGAGCAGAGGCGGTCGTTCGCATGCGCCATCCGTCCTGGGGCGTTGTCTCTCCTGCCTCCTTTGTTCCTGCGGCGAACGATCCGCTTCTGCGCGGGCTTGCCGAGTTCACGATCCGGCGGGTGTTCGAGGATTGGCAGTATCTGCTGCCGCACGCGGGCCCGGTCAGCCTCTCCTTCAATCTGCCGGTTTCGGCCTTGCTCGACTTTCAGCCGCTGCAATCCCTGCTGGACTGCATGCTGCGCCATCCGGCCTTCAACGGCCTGGCGATCGAGCTCGACGCCGCCGAAGCGATCCCGCAGCTCGAGGCCCTGGTTCCGATCGCGGAGCGGCTTCGCTTCTCCAATGTCGGCGTCGCTATTGATAACCTTGGCGAGGAATGGCCTCGCTTTCTCGCCGTGGATGATTTCCCCTTCACCGAGCTCAAGCTCAGTCCGCAATTTCTCGACGGCTGCGCGAAGGACAGGCTGAAGCGCGTCGTCTGTCGCGACATCCTCGACCTTGGGGCGCGCCACGGCGCGCGCACGGTGGCCCAGAAGCTGGAGAATTCCGCCGATCTCGCTGCCGTGCAGGAAATGGGATTCAGCCTCCTGCAAGGCCCGGTCTTCGGAAAGCCTGTGCCGCTGCGCAAGCTGGCGCGCTCCCTGAAGCCGACGGCACGGTCGCCGGTGGCTGCCGGCTCATAGGCAGGCAGAATGCCGCTTCAGCTTCCCGCTGGCTTGACTTTTTCCGCCCATAGCCAGGCCGCCAAAGCAGCCGCAAGTCCTGCGCCGGCAAATTGCGCCGCGACAAAGCCGGGGATGCCCGCGGGCGCGATGCCGGCGAAGGTGTCTGACAGCGACCGCGCGACCGTCACTGCCGGATTGGCAAAGGATGTCGAAGCCGTGAACCAATAGGCTGACGTGATGTAAAGGCCGACCGCGTAGGGAATCGCAGCCGGCGTTCGGTTGGCGCAGCCGACGATGGTCAGAAGCAGCCCGAAGGTTGCGATGCCTTCGGCGAGCCATTGGCCGGGTCCCGTGCGCGCGGTCGCTGAGAATTGCCAAAGCGGAAGCTCGAACATCAGGTGAGCGGCCCACACGCCCGCGATTGCGCCGGCGAGTTGCGCGACAATGTAGATGGCCACGGCACTCCAGGAGAATTCGCCCCGCAACGCCAGGGCGACAGTGACCGCCGGATTGAAGTGCGCGCCCGAGATCGGTCCAAATACGAGGATCAGGACCACCAGGATGGCGCCGGTGGGAATGGTGTTGCAGAGCAGGGCGAGTGCGCTGTTTCCGCCCGCAAGCCTTTGGGCCATGATCCCCGAGCCCACGACAGCCGCGAGCAGAAGGGCCGTTCCGAGCCACTCGGCGACGATGGCGCGCGAGAGCGAACGCATCAGGTGCGTTCCGGCAAGTGCGTGGAGCCTTCCATTTTGCCGATCTCGCGCAGCCTGTTCTTGAGGCTCAGTTGATCGAGCGAGCGGAGCGGCAGCGCGGTGAAAGCGCCGATGCGCTGGTTGAGCAGCCGATAGGCTTGCCTGAAGGCGAGCGCAATTTCGGCCTCCGTCCCCTGCGCTTCTGCCGGGTCGGGAATCCCCCAATGCGCCGTCATCGGCTGGCCGGGCCATACTGGACAGGCTTCCGATGCCGCGTCGTCGCAGACCGTGAAGACGAAATCGAATTTCGGAGCGCCTGCCCTGGCAAACTCGTCCCACGATTTCGAGCGCAAGCCCGTCGTGTCGTAGCCGAGCTCGTCGAGCAGGCGAATGGTGTACGGGTTTACTTGACCCCTGGGCCGGCTGCCGGCGCTATAGGCGCGGAATTTTCCCGCACCAGTCTTGTTGAGGATCGCCTCTCCGATGACCGAACGCGCCGAATTCCCGGTGCAGAGGAAGAGGACGTTGTAGATCCCATCTGCCATATGGGCGCCTCACGAGTTGCCGCAGGTGTTGGTCGGCTTCGGCGCACAGCAGGCGCCTTGTTTTTCGTGGGCAATGCGTGCGCGGTTCTCGCCTGTGCCGTCGCCGTAGGCCGTGCTCTCGCCCGTGGTGTGGAAGGTTTCCCAGGCGATGCCGGCGGGATCGTCGATCCAGGATTTCTCGGATTTGGCATAGCAACAGGCGGTTTCGCCTTGCTCGATGATATCGCCACCGGCCTGCTTTAGCCGGGCATACACCTCGTGAAGCTCGTCCTTGCTCTCGACCTGGATGCCGAGATGATCGAGGCCGGCTTCGCGGCCCCGTGTCGAGATCGCGAAATTGACTCTGGGATCGTCGAGCATCCACTTCGCATAGTCAGGCTTCACGACGGATGGCTGCACGGCAAACAGCGCGGAATAGAAGCCGATCGAGCGCGACAGGTCATCGACGGACACATGCACGTGGAGGCGCTTCATTCGGGTCTCCTTTCAGGCTGATACTTTCGCGGACTTGCGCGTGGGCTTGCAGGCGACCGCGGGGCCGCAAGGCGCGCCGCCGCAGCAGTTTTCGGTGAGGAAAGCGACGAGGGCGTTCATCTTGTCGAACTGTGCGGCGTAGATCATCGAACGGCCGTCACGTCGCACCGTGACGAGGCCAGCCATCCGCAAGCGATCGAAATGAAAGGTGAGGGTGTTGGGCGCGAGCCCCAGCGCGTCGGCAATGGCGCCGGCAGGCATGCCTTCAGGTCCTGACTGCACCAGCAGCCGAAACACGTCGAGGCGGTTGTCTTGCGCAAGCGCGGCCAGCGCCGCCACGGCATCTGTCTTTTCCATATTTCAACGAATATCGAAATGATAGCGGAAGGTCAATCTCGGCGTTGTTCAG
This genomic interval from Bradyrhizobium sp. NP1 contains the following:
- a CDS encoding EAL domain-containing protein yields the protein MTEHARFPARGRAAQFGRRKMVPSVAILDEKNHLRTFLADALEELGFLAFPCRDGAEVELCLDERPVDVLLISLSAGGVAAGEIIERLAERHFEGHVLLLGPASSLALSAVRQLAEKKRLALLPAVRTPFSSETLRASLGSLVPEQHPPSTAVDVAEALKSGWLDLWYDSKIDGRTLLPAGAEAVVRMRHPSWGVVSPASFVPAANDPLLRGLAEFTIRRVFEDWQYLLPHAGPVSLSFNLPVSALLDFQPLQSLLDCMLRHPAFNGLAIELDAAEAIPQLEALVPIAERLRFSNVGVAIDNLGEEWPRFLAVDDFPFTELKLSPQFLDGCAKDRLKRVVCRDILDLGARHGARTVAQKLENSADLAAVQEMGFSLLQGPVFGKPVPLRKLARSLKPTARSPVAAGS
- a CDS encoding MIP/aquaporin family protein; this encodes MRSLSRAIVAEWLGTALLLAAVVGSGIMAQRLAGGNSALALLCNTIPTGAILVVLILVFGPISGAHFNPAVTVALALRGEFSWSAVAIYIVAQLAGAIAGVWAAHLMFELPLWQFSATARTGPGQWLAEGIATFGLLLTIVGCANRTPAAIPYAVGLYITSAYWFTASTSFANPAVTVARSLSDTFAGIAPAGIPGFVAAQFAGAGLAAALAAWLWAEKVKPAGS
- a CDS encoding arsenate reductase ArsC, with amino-acid sequence MADGIYNVLFLCTGNSARSVIGEAILNKTGAGKFRAYSAGSRPRGQVNPYTIRLLDELGYDTTGLRSKSWDEFARAGAPKFDFVFTVCDDAASEACPVWPGQPMTAHWGIPDPAEAQGTEAEIALAFRQAYRLLNQRIGAFTALPLRSLDQLSLKNRLREIGKMEGSTHLPERT
- a CDS encoding ArsI/CadI family heavy metal resistance metalloenzyme — protein: MKRLHVHVSVDDLSRSIGFYSALFAVQPSVVKPDYAKWMLDDPRVNFAISTRGREAGLDHLGIQVESKDELHEVYARLKQAGGDIIEQGETACCYAKSEKSWIDDPAGIAWETFHTTGESTAYGDGTGENRARIAHEKQGACCAPKPTNTCGNS
- a CDS encoding helix-turn-helix domain-containing protein codes for the protein MEKTDAVAALAALAQDNRLDVFRLLVQSGPEGMPAGAIADALGLAPNTLTFHFDRLRMAGLVTVRRDGRSMIYAAQFDKMNALVAFLTENCCGGAPCGPAVACKPTRKSAKVSA